One region of Armigeres subalbatus isolate Guangzhou_Male chromosome 3, GZ_Asu_2, whole genome shotgun sequence genomic DNA includes:
- the LOC134222746 gene encoding uncharacterized protein LOC134222746, producing MEEFSGTTAQLDFGRSTSLGSNPAIPVRNNATTTPGLRYKNLGKSGLRVSNVGLGTWPIFSPGVSENQAEAILRLAVDSGINLFDLSEAHSGTRAEIELGKIIQKAGWKRTSYIITTKIYWSTKSEERGLSRKHIIESVQASLQRLQLSYIDIILVHKADSMCPMEEIVRAMDYVITQGRSMYWGTARWSPVEIMEAYTNCRQFNCVTPIVEQAEYHMFQVGDAKDNKDARQLDCNKSIDAMITNTNEREENSKHNKVKIRRNSSLISFKSLDISLKSIYSSLKGQKNNADKNRNESTSSQKATCILRAPYLKVETVENDESQKLLLTYAQSPGGSQHRRSFDTTREPNYQELTQSPHGSSVYLSVSTGNIRRSSTSDILGSHNSSRKSSVQQSSCGSVLENRKPSTSDMLRKARERKGSEGKIGRSIQFSASAL from the exons ATGGAGGAATTCAGTGGTACGACAGCACAGCTAGATTTCGGTCGTTCAACCAGTTTGGGTTCGAATCCAGCAATCCCAGTTCGGAACAATGCTACAACTACACCTGGCTTGCGGTACAAAAATTTGGGCAAAAGTGGCCTCCGGGTATCGAATGTCGGTCTCGGAACGTGGCCGATATTTTCTCCTGGTGTATCGGAGAATCAAGCAGAAGCAATTTTACGATTAGCTGTGGATAGTGGCATCAACCTTTTTGATCTGTCGGAAGCACATTCTGGTACCCGGGCTGAAATCGAATTggggaaaataattcaaaaagcaGGCTGGAAACGGACAAGTTATATTATAACGACTAAAATATATTGGAGCACGAAATCCGAAGAAcgtgggttgtccaggaagcaTATAATAGAGAGTGTCCAGGCCAGTTTACAACGACTGCAGTTATCATACATAGATATAATACTCGTACATAAGGCTGATTCAATGTGCCCAATGGAAGAAATAGTTCGGGCAATGGACTATGTTATTACGCAAGGAAGGTCTATGTATTGGGGAACTGCACGGTGGTCGCCAGTTGAGATAATGGAAGCATATACTAACTGTAGGCAATTCAATTGTGTGACTCCCATAGTCGAGCAAGCTGAGTATCATATGTTCC AGGTTGGGGATGCAAAGGATAATAAAGATGCACGCCAATTAGATTGCAATAAGTCAATTGATGCAATGATAACAAACACTAACGAGCGagaagaaaattcaaaacacAACAAAGTTAAAATTCGTCGTAATTCAAGTTTGATAAGTTTCAAATCATTGGATATTAGCCTGAAGTCGATTTATTCGTCCCTCAAAGGACAGAAAAACAATGCTGACAAAAATCGAAACGAATCGACTTCATCGCAGAAAGCCACCTGTATACTTCGTGCGCCATATCTGAAAGTGGAAACTGTTGAAAACGATGAATCTCAGAAGCTGCTTCTAACCTATGCTCAATCGCCTGGCGGCTCGCAACATCGAAGAAGTTTCGATACTactagag agcctaacTATCAGGAGTTGACACAATCACCACATGGCAGCTCAGTATATTTGTCTGTAAGCACCGGGAACATCCGTCGTTCATCAACATCCGATATTCTGGGCAGCCACAACAGTAGCAGGAAAAGCAGTGTGCAACAATCATCGTGTGGCTCAGTCCTGGAAAATCGTAAGCCCAGTACATCAGATATGCTACGTAAGGCTCGTGAACGGAAAGGCAGTGAAGGAAAGATCGGGCGcagtatccagttttccgcgagcg CTTTGTGA